The Candidatus Binataceae bacterium nucleotide sequence TGAGCCAAGCACTCTATCGCACGACCGCTGAGCGTCGGTACGTCGCCGCGTTGGCGGCGGCGATCGTCGCGATATTCTTTACCGCAGCCGTGCAGGCCCAGACGACGATCACCGTCGACAGCAGCCTCGACGACGCCATCGCAAACCATTGTACTTTGCGCGACGCGATCAACTCGGCGATTGGCATGAGCGGTATCGGCTCCTGCGGGACGGGTAGCGGACCTTTCACGATCAACTTCAGCGCGAGCGTCGATGGCCACACCATCACGCTTGGGCGCCCGTTGCCGACCATCGCCATTGGCACCAACCTGATCATCACGGGTCCGACGAACGCGCCGGGAATCACGATCGATGGCAACAATACGTTCCGGCCGTTGGACGTCGGAGGAAGTTTCGAGTCGGGCGCAACGTTGGCCCTGAACAACCTCACCATCGCTCACGGCAGAGCCCCGTCTGGCCAGGCGGGCGGCGGCGTTTTCGTGGACACGAGCGCCGCGCTGACGGTGACCAACTGCACTTTCCTCGGCAACAGCAGTTCTGATGACAGCGGCGGTGCCATCGCGGTTAACGCCCAGGGCGCAGCGACCGTGATCAACAGCACGTTTACCGGCAATAAGGCGCACGGCGGTGGCGCCATACTAAACATCGGCACTCTTACCGTGACCAACAGCACCTTTGACGGCAACAGCGCTGCGGCGACCAACGGCGGCGGCATTCTTACCGGCCTTCACGCCACGACCGACCTCAAGGGCACGATCCTGGCCGCGAACTCCGGCGACAATTGCTTGACCGTCAGGGGTACCCTCAACGACGACGGATACAATCTGAGCGACGATGACTCCTGCCATTTCAACGGCACGGGGAGCCACAATGGCGTCGCGGATTCCGATCTCAACCTGGGATCGCTGGCGGACAACGGTGGGCCGACCAAAACCATCGCGCTGCAAACCGGCAGTATCGCGATCGATGCGATGCCGCCAGCGTCTTGCACGTTTCCCTCGGGCGCGCTGAACCCCTGTACCAATCCGCCGTCGCTGACGATGTCCGACCAACTCACCTGCGACCAACGTGGGGAGGCGCGTCCCGATCCCGAGGACAGCCCCGCCGGCAACTGCGATATCGGCACCTTTGAGTCAGGTGCCGAGGCGGCGATTGATTGCAGCAATGCGGCGGCGAGCACCCCGAATCTGATCGCGATTTCGCCGCTTGGCTTTTATCCCGAGAGCGTGACCAGCGTGACCGATTCCGCCGGCCCCTTCAGCATCAGCATCACGGGCGTGAGACAGGATAAACCGGGTCCGGCCTTAATACTCTGTCCGAACGCAAAGATACTCGGTGCAACGGCGTTTGTGCGGACCAACCCCGAACCGCTGCTGGGTTCGGGCGGCCTGCTTTACAGCATCCAGTTCAAGGCTACCGATGAAGCCAGTGGCGCGAGCTGCACCGGCGCAGTTCCAGTGTGCGTGCAGGACATATTCCACCGGGGCCAGCAGTGCTCCGCCTCTGTTCCGATTTACGACGCAACAAAGTGTCCGTGAAGCAGCGCCGTCAGCAAATGATCGGGCGTTGGCGCCAGCCGCGCTTTTTCCTAGACTTCCTGAGGCGAGCGGATCACGCGACTCAGAGGCGTCCTGTCTTCGGCTGGCTGGTCCGCGTCTATCCATGGGATCCGATTCCTGGCCTCGTGTGGGCGAAGTAACTTAGAGTCAATCTAATGCCTGCGACCGTCACGCTCGAGCGAGTTACCAAATCGTATGACGGCGTCGTCGCGGTCGATGCGCTTTCGTTCTCAATTCCTTCGGGGCAGATGTTCGGGCTGCTCGGCCCTAACGGCGCGGGTAAGACCAGCACGATCCGGATGCTGGTCGG carries:
- a CDS encoding right-handed parallel beta-helix repeat-containing protein is translated as MSQALYRTTAERRYVAALAAAIVAIFFTAAVQAQTTITVDSSLDDAIANHCTLRDAINSAIGMSGIGSCGTGSGPFTINFSASVDGHTITLGRPLPTIAIGTNLIITGPTNAPGITIDGNNTFRPLDVGGSFESGATLALNNLTIAHGRAPSGQAGGGVFVDTSAALTVTNCTFLGNSSSDDSGGAIAVNAQGAATVINSTFTGNKAHGGGAILNIGTLTVTNSTFDGNSAAATNGGGILTGLHATTDLKGTILAANSGDNCLTVRGTLNDDGYNLSDDDSCHFNGTGSHNGVADSDLNLGSLADNGGPTKTIALQTGSIAIDAMPPASCTFPSGALNPCTNPPSLTMSDQLTCDQRGEARPDPEDSPAGNCDIGTFESGAEAAIDCSNAAASTPNLIAISPLGFYPESVTSVTDSAGPFSISITGVRQDKPGPALILCPNAKILGATAFVRTNPEPLLGSGGLLYSIQFKATDEASGASCTGAVPVCVQDIFHRGQQCSASVPIYDATKCP